A single window of Colletotrichum higginsianum IMI 349063 chromosome 8, whole genome shotgun sequence DNA harbors:
- a CDS encoding Het domain protein, translating into MHSMSEPPEIFTTPAESQSGSATFQESWSFLEDVKKRFDATQPEVYAAVINALSSFYTTTQKATGVVDKTLMEVHETVKALLQGHADLIERFESSLPQDYLDRRRRTLDNERRKAPSH; encoded by the exons ATGCACTCCATGTCAGAACCGCCCGAGATCTTCACCACCCCGGCCGAGAGCCAATCCGGGTCGGCAACGTTCCAAGAGAGTTGGAGTTTTCTAGAAGACGTGAAA AAGCGATTCGATGCGACTCAGCCCGAAGTGTACGCGGCCGTTATCAACGCTCTCAGCAGCTTTTACACAACCACGCAGAAAGCAACGGGAGTCGTCGATAAGACCCTGATGGAGGTGCACGAGACTGTGAAGGCGCTGCTTCAGGGCCACGCGGATCTGATCGAGAGGTTCGAGAGCAGCCTCCCTCAGGATTacctcgaccgccgccggaggACGCTGGACAACGAGAGGCGAAAGGCCCCATCCCATTAG
- a CDS encoding peptidase family M20/M25/M40, translating into MTSSAPPTDYQRLDAWIDAHFDEEVSFLQALVRVPTDTPPGNNAPHAERTAELLREFGFEAERHPVPAVEVRAYGMESITNLIVRRRYGSGAGRTVALNAHGDVVPPGEGWTRDPYAAEVEDGVLYGRAAAVSKSDFATFTFAVRALEALGAPLRGAVELHFTYDEEFGGELGPGWLLRQGLTKPDLLIAAGFSYEVVTAHNGCLQMEVTVRGNQAHAAIPDTGVDALQGAVAVLNALYALNAGYRRVRSGVEGITHPYLNVGRIEGGTNTNVVPGKVAFKLDRRMIPEEDPAEVEAEIRRTISDAAASVPGIAVDVRRLLLANSMRPLPGNKPLVEAIQTHGGEVFGRPIPAMGTPLYTDVRLYAEAGVPGVVYGAGPRTVLESHAKRADERLQLEDLRGATKVIARSLRDLLAAE; encoded by the coding sequence atgACCAGTTCCGCTCCTCCCACCGACTACCAGCGCCTCGACGCCTGGATCGACGCTCacttcgacgaggaggtgaGCTTCCTCCAGGCTCTGGTGCGCGTGCCCACCGACACGCCGCCCGGCAACAACGCGCCGCACGCGGAGCGCACCGCCGAGCTGTTGCGGGAATTCGGCTTCGAAGCCGAGCGCCACCCGGTgcccgccgtcgaggtccgcGCCTACGGCATGGAGTCCATCACGAATCTCATAGTCCGCCGTCGCTATGGCTCTGGTGCCGGCCGCACCGTGGCGCTCAACGCCCACGGCGACGTGGTGCCGCCGGGCGAGGGCTGGACGCGCGATCCgtacgccgccgaggtcgaggacggcgtcctcTACGgccgggccgccgccgtcagcaAGAGCGACTTCGCGACCTTTACGTTCGCGGTGCGCGCGCTGGAGGCGCTCGGCGCCCCGTTGCGCGGCGCGGTCGAGCTTCACTTCACCTACGACGAGGAGTTCGGAGGCGAGCTCGGCCCCGGCTGGCTGCTGCGCCAAGGTCTCACGAAGCCCGACCTGCTCATCGCCGCGGGTTTCTCGTACGAGGTCGTCACGGCCCACAACGGGTGCCTCCAGATGGAGGTCACCGTCCGCGGGAACCAGgcccacgccgccatccCGGACACCGGGGTCGACGCGCTGCAGGGCGCCGTCGCGGTCCTCAACGCGCTGTACGCCCTCAACGCGGGCTACCGCCGGGTGCGCTCCGGGGTGGAAGGAATCACCCACCCTTACCTCAACGTCGGCCGCATCGAGGGCGGCACGAACACCAACGTCGTGCCCGGCAAGGTGGCGTTCAAGCTCGACCGCCGCATGATCCCCGAGGAGgacccggccgaggtcgaagccGAGATCCGCCGGACCATCTCCGACGCCGCGGCTTCGGTGCCCGGGATCGCGGTGGACGTCCGCCGTCTGCTGCTCGCGAACTCGATGCGCCCGCTCCCGGGCAACAAGCCGCTGGTGGAAGCGATCCAGACGCACGGCGGGGAGGTCTTTGGCAGGCCAATCCCGGCGATGGGCACGCCGCTCTACACCGACGTGCGGCTGTACGCCGAGGCGGGCGTCCCCGGCGTCGTCTACGGCGCTGGCCCACGAACGGTGCTGGAGTCCCACGCCAAGCGGGCCGATGAGCGGCTTCAGCTCGAGGATCTCAGGGGCGCGACAAAGGTCATCGCACGCAGCTTGCGCGACCTGTTGGCAGCGGAGTAG
- a CDS encoding CTP synthase, with the protein MRYVLVSGGVISGVGKGIIASSTGLLLKTLGLRVTSIKIDPYLSVDAGLMAPAEHGECFVLQDGMEVDLDLGNYERYLAIRLTGEHNITTGKVYRHVIDKERRGDYLGKTVQVVPHVTDAIQDWIERVAKIPTDDSGEEPDVCIIELGGTVGDIESMPYVEALTQLRHRAGSGNFIQIHVSYVPTIHGEQKTKPTQHAVKTVRSYGLVPDMIACRCEQPLEEATVKKIALLCQVDVPQVLVVRDMPTIYQVPLLLEEQNLIPFLRKAVNLDALHIPQSRIAEGEALWKTWASVVSRPSDGEINIALVGKYVKSQDAYLSVVKALEHSAMHLRKKLNICWVDAEHLEPQAKSQDQAQYHKAWHDVCTASGIIVPGGFGTRGTEGMMKVSKWARENGTPFLGVCLGFQTAIIQYARDFLNIVNATSEEFDASAENKVVIYMPEISRDKLGGTMRLGLRPTEFQPGSEWSKLRSLYGEADSVEERHRHRYEANPAYVEKLTEAGLNFVGKDETGERMEIFEIKDHPYFVGTQFHAEYQSKVLNPSRPYLGFIAASAGCLDQVIKEQLAAAKLANGTNHVV; encoded by the exons ATGCGTTACGTTCTCGTCTCAGGCGGTGTCATCTCGGGAGTGGGCAAGGGCATCATCGCCTCTTCCACGGGTCTG CTCCTCAAGACCCTGGGATTGCGTGTAACTAGCATCAAGATCGACCCGTACCTGTCG GTCGATGCTGGTCTTATGGCCCCCGCCGAACACGGCGAATGCTTTGTG TTGCAAGATGGCATGGAGGTAGATCTTG ACCTGGGCAACTACGAGCGCTACCTCGCCATCCGCCTGACGGGCGAGCACAACATCACCACCGGCAAGGTGTACAGGCACGTCATCGACAAGGAGCGCCGCGGCGACTACCTCGGAAAGACGGTGCAGGT CGTCCCCCACGTCACCGATGCCATCCAGGACTGGATCGAGCGCGTGGCCAAGATTCCCACAGATGACTCCGGCGAAGAGCCTGACGTCTGCATTATCGAGCTTGG AGGCACCGTTGGTGATATTGAGAGC ATGCCCTACGTCGAGGCATTGACCCAAT TGCGCCACAGAGCAGGAAGCGGCAACTTCATTCAGATCCATGTCTCCTACGTCCCAACCATTCATGGCGAGCAGAAGACGAAGCCCACACAGCATGCCGTGAAGACGGTCCGCAGTTACGGTCTTGTCCCTGACATG ATTGCCTGCCGTTGCGAGCAGCCTCTCGAGGAGGCCACGGTCAAGAAGATTGCCCTCCTCTGCCAGGTCGACGTGCcccaggtcctcgtcgttcGTGACATGCCCACCATCTACCAGGTTCCCCTCCTTTTGGAGGAGCAGAACCTCATCCCCTTCTTGCGCAAGGCCGTCAATCTCGACGCCCTGCACATCCCCCAGTCCCGCATTGCCGAGGGTGAGGCGCTCTGGAAGACGTGGGCGTCCGTCGTCAGCCGCCCGTCCGACGGTGAGATCaacatcgccctcgtcggcaagTACGTCAAGTCGCAAGACGCCTACTTGTCCGTCGTCAAGGCTTTGGAGCACTCGGCCATGCACCTGcgcaagaagctcaacaTCTGCTGGGTGGATGCCGAGCACCTCGAGCCCCAGGCCAAGTCCCAGGACCAGGCCCAGTACCACAAGGCGTGGCACGATGTGTGCACCGCCTCGGGTATCATCGTCCCCGGTGGTTTCGGCACCAGAGGTACCGAGGGCATGATGAAGGTTTCTAAGTGGGCGCGCGAGAACGGCACCCCCTTCCTCGGT GTCTGCCTCGGTTTCCAAACCGCCATCATCCAGTACGCCCGTGACTTCCTCAACATCGTCAACGCCACCTCGGAGGAGTTCGACGCCTCGGCTGAGAACAAGGTTGTCATCTACATGCCCGAGATCAGCCGCGACAAGCTAGGCGGTACCATGCGGCTGGGTTTGCGCCCGACTGAGTTCCAGCCCGGCAGCGAGTGGTCCAAACTGCGCTCGCTGTACGGCGAGGCCGATTCCGTCGAGGAAAGACACCGCCACCGTTACGAGGCCAACCCGGCCTACGTCGAGAAGCTGACCGAGGCTGGCCTCAACTTTGTCGGCAAGGACGAGACCGGTGAGCGCATGGAGATCTTTGAGATCAAGGACCACCCGTACTTTGTCGGTACTCAGTTCCACGCCGAGTACCAGTCCAAGGTCCTCAACCCGAGC AGACCCTACCTCGGCTTCATTGCCGCCAGCGCTGGATGCCTTGACCAGGTCATCAAGGAGCAGCTCGCGGCCGCCAAGCTGGCCAACGGCACCAACCACGTCGTCTAA